Genomic window (Arachis hypogaea cultivar Tifrunner chromosome 13, arahy.Tifrunner.gnm2.J5K5, whole genome shotgun sequence):
GGGAGACAATTCATACAGTTTTGGTCATTTGTATtggttccttttttatttttatattatcacCGAGTATGAAATGTATCatataaaatactatttattcatTAAGGTTGAGGATAATTTTTCTTTATATACAGTATTTACCAGAGCTTATGTTCATGATTAATTACCTTGTTAACGAAGCAAAAATGATGCGTTGAATTGTGTTTATATAAACATAAGAGGATACAAAGAACACACCGTTGacgaaaaaataagaacataaaatTGATAGTTGAATTATGTCATTGTAAACTTAACTAAAGATGCTTTTGTTTTAATTCTTTGAAAGAATGAACTGTCATCGTCTCATTGATCACCTGTCTTGTTGAAAGGATGTCTTCTAGGTTTATTTCACTAATTAAAACTCGATAAATAAAATCAAGGCAGGATAGTTAAATCAATAATTGAATTGTGTCTTTGTCAAATTACATAAAGATGATATTGTTGTCTTAATTTCTTGAAACAATTAACTTTTTCAACCACCTAAAAAGAGCATGTGTGCTAGCTTTATTTCACTATTTACTCAACAAAAATAAAGGCACAATAATCACTTAACAAGTTCGAAAACAGATGAGGACTTTGAAATAGTATGCCATTTGTGATACTCTTTACAGCTATTCACTATATAATAaagaaataatttgaaattatctATTTAAAATAGTATGCATGAACCGGTGCTATGTATATAGGCTCTAGGCTCAACTGTGAAACATCTTAAAACTAATCGAAAAAGATAACATTTTATATAAAGCGGTCATCACGAATCATGCTTTGCTTTGTCTAAATTGGGTTGACCAAGCTAAGCCACCGTGATGAGAATTGAGGACAACCACTACAGAATAAGATGTTAGTTAAATGAGACAAGAAACTGAAAACGAGCATTCCACTACTATTAGATTCTTTAACTTGTGAATCttctttatatatatgtttttgggttttggcTAGCTTAACATATGCATATGAATTAATGTGTATAAAGTGTGAAGAACAAAAGACCAAAGAGAAAGTGAATATGAAAAACAAGTCAAAGTTTGTTGGGGTGAGGCAAAGAGCTTCTGGAAAATGGGCAGCAGAGATCAAAGATACATCAAAGCAGATAAGGATTTGGCTTGGAACCTAtcaaactgctgaggaagctgcTAGAGCCTATGATGAAGCAGCTTTTCTCCTTAGAGGTTCCAACACTCGCACCAACTTCAACACTCGTCACACTATTGCTCCCAATTCTCCTATATCTCTCAAAATCAGAAATCTGCTCGATCGTAGAACCATCTCAACTCGAATTCAAAAGCAACTCCCTATGGTTAGTCCCAATGTTCAAGATGCCAAGCAAGAAAACCATGCATGTAGATATAGTGGTAGTAGTGAAGGTGAGTCTTTGTTTTGGGTGCAGAACCAAGTTTCTGACAATGTTTATAGGCCAGAATTGAATATGATGACCTGTGCAACGGGTCCGGTTGAACTAAATGAGTATCAGTTTGATTATTCATGGGCATTAGCTCAACAAAGGATTAATGAATTACCAATATTATCACCAGAAAGTGGATTCAATGAAGAAAGGAAACTGTCAGATTCACTTTTTGCCATGAATGAGGATGACCATGGGAATGAGTATGAGTGTGATGTCAGTTATCCTCTCTCCCACTTGTTCTGCTTTAATTGATGTTCATGTTCTTATCCATGAGTAATTGTTTTGAGAAATCGACTTTTGTAATTGGAAGTATTTATATGCACTTAGAATACTCTAGTTTGTATGAAATTACCACCTTTTCCATGTCATTTTTTTAAAGTGAAAGTTACTCATATAGCTCATCTATGATAGTTTACTGTTCTAGCTTCAACCAAACATATCCATAATAAATAAACGGCACAAAAATTTCTTGGAGCTCGATAAATTCAATATGCAAATAGGGAAAAAATTGCAGCCTAGCAATGGCAGGTTCCCGAAAGTAGGCTCATTCTATTTTTGCTCTCTTTCAAGCCAAATAATTTGTTGTTTAAAGGCTTTCTTGAGTTTTAAGCAAACTGAACCTGTAGCTCCAAATGATACTTGATAGTTGATACTGAATGATCTAGCGGCCAACGGATCAAAAGTACAAAGCTCCTCATTACCAAAGATTCTCACATTTGTTAGGTGCTGCATTTTCTATTTTTGAGACCAACATAAAATGCACAAAGACTTGATTCTATCCGGTTAAAAAGCATCATGAAAGATGATTGACTTTCTTTCATTCATTCCATACAAAGACTTGATTATCATTGCTGTTATGAGTGTTTTCACTTAGACTAGCAGTAGCTACATTTGATTCACGTGCCTCGGTGAATCTTTCACTTCCATCTatattgaaataataaaaacggAGATCTATTAGAAATTGCAAGCGGCGACACataaactaagaaaaaatataataacatatAGGATGGACAACTCTGAATACACAATTGAAGCAACAAACGATAGAATCCTAAGTCAACATATAGAAACATAATTGTTTTAATCACTTAACAGTTGGAATAATAGAAAAC
Coding sequences:
- the LOC112792696 gene encoding ethylene-responsive transcription factor ERN3-like — its product is MCIKCEEQKTKEKVNMKNKSKFVGVRQRASGKWAAEIKDTSKQIRIWLGTYQTAEEAARAYDEAAFLLRGSNTRTNFNTRHTIAPNSPISLKIRNLLDRRTISTRIQKQLPMVSPNVQDAKQENHACRYSGSSEGESLFWVQNQVSDNVYRPELNMMTCATGPVELNEYQFDYSWALAQQRINELPILSPESGFNEERKLSDSLFAMNEDDHGNEYECDVSYPLSHLFCFN